One Magnetovibrio sp. PR-2 genomic window carries:
- a CDS encoding HypC/HybG/HupF family hydrogenase formation chaperone: MCHAIPAKVVKLRDDGLADVELEGVVKEVSLDLVEGVELGDYVIVHVGYALAKLDPVEAEKTLKLFAEMGEAAVQGAAQ; encoded by the coding sequence ATGTGCCATGCGATCCCCGCAAAGGTCGTGAAATTGCGCGATGACGGCTTAGCCGATGTCGAGTTGGAAGGCGTTGTCAAAGAAGTCTCCCTAGACTTGGTCGAAGGCGTTGAGCTGGGCGATTACGTTATCGTTCACGTGGGCTATGCGCTCGCAAAGCTTGACCCCGTTGAGGCTGAAAAAACCTTGAAGTTGTTCGCTGAAATGGGCGAGGCGGCTGTGCAAGGAGCGGCTCAATGA
- the hypD gene encoding hydrogenase formation protein HypD produces MKYIDEFRDAELAQGLSTAIKAEADPDRIYRFMEFCGGHTHALARYGVEDLLPRNVKMIHGPGCPVCVLPVGRVDEAVALATQEDVILCTYADLMRVPGTKYESLIKARTKGADVRMVYSTIDALKIAEENPDREVVFFAIGFETTTPPTAVALKQAQAKGLKNFSIYCNHVLTPAAMRAILGVHTPEGAPNVILDGFVGPAHVSAVIGMKPYEEFTTDYKKPVVIAGFEPLDVMQAVLQLIRQTNDGRADVENEYARAVTAEGNVKAQALVNEVFELRDEFSWRGLGSVPLSALKIRPEFSDFDAELRFMVDLPTPKENKLCECGTILRGEKTPTDCSLFGTSCTPDNPMGACMVSSEGACAAHWTYGRFRTEAEAVEDLAS; encoded by the coding sequence ATGAAATACATCGACGAATTTCGTGACGCCGAATTGGCGCAAGGTCTTTCAACGGCTATTAAAGCCGAGGCCGACCCAGACCGCATCTACCGCTTTATGGAATTTTGCGGTGGCCACACCCATGCTTTGGCGCGTTACGGCGTTGAAGACCTGTTGCCACGCAATGTCAAAATGATCCACGGTCCGGGCTGTCCCGTCTGTGTCCTGCCCGTGGGTCGCGTCGACGAAGCGGTCGCCCTGGCGACGCAAGAAGACGTGATCTTGTGCACCTACGCTGATTTGATGCGTGTGCCGGGCACCAAGTACGAAAGTTTGATCAAGGCGCGCACCAAAGGTGCCGACGTGCGCATGGTGTACTCCACCATCGACGCGCTAAAAATCGCCGAAGAAAACCCGGACCGCGAAGTGGTGTTCTTTGCCATCGGTTTTGAAACCACCACGCCGCCTACGGCTGTCGCGTTGAAACAAGCCCAGGCCAAGGGGCTCAAAAACTTTTCCATCTATTGCAATCACGTGCTCACCCCAGCGGCCATGCGCGCGATTTTGGGTGTTCACACGCCCGAAGGTGCGCCCAACGTGATCTTGGACGGCTTCGTCGGTCCCGCCCACGTCAGTGCCGTTATCGGTATGAAGCCCTATGAAGAGTTTACGACGGATTACAAAAAGCCTGTCGTGATCGCTGGGTTCGAGCCGCTGGATGTCATGCAGGCGGTCTTGCAGCTGATCCGTCAAACCAACGACGGACGTGCAGATGTGGAAAATGAATACGCGCGTGCTGTGACGGCCGAAGGTAACGTCAAAGCCCAAGCCCTGGTGAACGAAGTATTTGAACTGCGCGATGAGTTTTCGTGGCGCGGTTTGGGCTCGGTCCCGCTGAGCGCGCTGAAAATCCGCCCCGAATTTTCCGACTTCGATGCGGAGCTCCGCTTCATGGTCGATTTGCCCACGCCCAAAGAAAACAAGCTGTGCGAATGCGGCACGATTTTGCGCGGTGAAAAAACGCCAACCGATTGTTCCCTGTTCGGCACTAGCTGCACCCCCGACAATCCCATGGGGGCGTGCATGGTGTCTTCCGAAGGGGCGTGTGCGGCACACTGGACATACGGTCGTTTCCGGACCGAAGCCGAAGCGGTGGAGGATTTGGCGTCATGA